A stretch of Caldanaerobius polysaccharolyticus DSM 13641 DNA encodes these proteins:
- a CDS encoding trypsin-like peptidase domain-containing protein gives MFNDFDNERYTEIMAEVRPVKKKKGFIRYFLTALIGAIIGGLVVVYAAPQIMPSNQTTKTAIIQPNFQPVSLQLNGGTNPWDLVVQVAKQVSPSVVGITNSVQASNGLRSQLVERGSGSGIIISSDGYIVTNNHVIDGASVITVKTTEGKQYTAKLVGADARTDLAVLKINATGLPAAKLGDSSKVQVGELAVAIGNPLGDAFADTVTAGVISGLNRKLDTDVESLPLIQTDAAINPGNSGGPLVNYKGEVIGINSVKLTSTGSQSDPFGLFESQGTNVEGMGFAISIDAAKPIIENLIKYGKIQRPMIGIVGATVTSQLAKAYNIPQGVYVQDVQPGSPAEMVGLSPGDVITAVDGTTVKTIQQLQSVIEKHKVGDIVTVTVWRDGRTLNLRIKLIQSQ, from the coding sequence ATGTTTAATGATTTTGACAATGAAAGGTATACCGAGATCATGGCAGAGGTAAGGCCCGTTAAAAAGAAAAAGGGCTTCATCAGATACTTTTTGACGGCGTTAATCGGAGCTATTATAGGGGGACTGGTAGTGGTTTACGCTGCGCCTCAGATTATGCCTTCTAATCAAACCACCAAGACAGCTATAATACAGCCTAACTTTCAGCCTGTAAGCCTGCAGTTAAATGGCGGTACCAATCCATGGGATTTGGTAGTGCAGGTGGCCAAACAGGTCTCTCCTTCGGTGGTTGGTATAACCAATAGCGTACAGGCTTCCAATGGTCTTCGCAGCCAGCTGGTTGAGCGAGGCAGCGGCTCGGGCATAATAATAAGTTCTGACGGGTATATCGTCACCAATAACCACGTCATCGACGGGGCCAGCGTCATAACGGTTAAGACTACCGAGGGCAAACAATACACGGCTAAGCTGGTTGGAGCTGATGCCAGAACAGATCTGGCTGTGTTAAAAATAAATGCTACAGGGCTTCCAGCCGCTAAGCTGGGGGATTCCTCCAAGGTGCAGGTAGGAGAGCTGGCAGTGGCCATAGGCAATCCGCTGGGTGACGCGTTTGCAGATACGGTTACAGCCGGTGTGATCTCGGGGCTTAATCGAAAGCTGGATACCGATGTAGAGAGCCTACCGCTTATCCAGACGGATGCGGCTATAAACCCAGGCAATAGCGGCGGGCCGTTGGTAAATTACAAGGGAGAGGTCATAGGTATTAACAGCGTTAAGCTTACCAGTACAGGTTCTCAGTCAGATCCCTTTGGGTTGTTTGAGAGCCAGGGTACGAATGTAGAAGGCATGGGTTTTGCTATCTCTATCGATGCTGCTAAGCCTATCATAGAAAACCTCATCAAGTATGGCAAGATACAGCGGCCTATGATAGGCATTGTAGGAGCTACGGTAACCAGCCAGCTTGCTAAAGCGTATAATATTCCCCAGGGAGTGTACGTACAGGACGTGCAACCAGGATCGCCTGCTGAGATGGTAGGTTTAAGCCCTGGTGATGTGATTACAGCGGTTGATGGGACTACTGTAAAGACCATACAGCAGCTTCAAAGCGTAATAGAAAAGCATAAAGTAGGAGATATAGTGACGGTAACAGTTTGGAGGGATGGAAGGACTTTAAATCTCAGGATCAAGCTGATACAATCTCAATAG
- a CDS encoding SDR family oxidoreductase translates to MKVLVTGGAGFIGSNLVDLLIERGCDVVVLDSLITGKEENVHKAARFYRADVRDRSIEEVFEREKPDYVIHHAAQIRVQKSIEDPLYDASVNILGTVNLLQQCVRYGVKKFIYASSAAVYGNPLYLGIDESHRVQPLSFYGVAKHTVEHYLYVYKELYGLNYTVLRYANVYGPRQDYTGEGGVVAVFIDRLLHGKKPIIYGDGEQTRDFIYVKDVAEANYRALKAGDGEILNISTNKCVTINYLFSLLKELTMSNQEPQYQPPRKGDIMNSYLDNKRAKEVLSWQPRYRLEQGLKETVEYYNNIFTVR, encoded by the coding sequence ATGAAGGTTTTGGTGACAGGGGGAGCTGGTTTTATCGGCTCTAATTTAGTGGACCTGCTCATAGAGAGAGGATGCGACGTAGTGGTGTTGGATTCATTGATCACAGGAAAAGAGGAGAATGTCCACAAAGCTGCCCGCTTTTATAGAGCAGATGTGAGAGACCGTAGCATAGAGGAGGTCTTTGAGAGAGAAAAGCCCGATTACGTCATCCACCATGCCGCTCAGATCCGCGTTCAAAAATCTATAGAGGACCCATTGTACGACGCTTCTGTCAACATTTTGGGGACAGTAAACCTCCTACAGCAGTGCGTGCGTTACGGCGTAAAGAAATTTATATACGCGTCTTCTGCCGCGGTTTACGGGAATCCTCTGTACCTGGGGATAGATGAGTCCCACAGGGTACAACCTCTTTCTTTTTACGGCGTGGCCAAGCATACGGTGGAGCACTACCTTTATGTGTATAAAGAGCTATATGGATTAAATTACACTGTGCTGAGATATGCCAATGTCTATGGGCCAAGACAAGATTATACAGGGGAAGGCGGCGTTGTAGCTGTTTTCATTGACAGGCTTCTGCACGGCAAAAAGCCTATTATATACGGAGATGGTGAGCAAACCAGGGACTTTATATACGTCAAAGATGTAGCAGAGGCTAATTACAGGGCGTTGAAAGCAGGGGATGGAGAGATATTGAATATAAGCACAAATAAATGTGTGACCATCAACTACCTGTTTAGTCTATTGAAGGAACTCACCATGTCAAATCAAGAACCCCAGTATCAGCCGCCGAGAAAAGGCGATATAATGAACAGTTATCTGGACAACAAAAGGGCAAAGGAAGTACTGTCATGGCAACCTCGGTATAGGTTGGAGCAGGGTTTAAAGGAAACGGTGGAATATTATAATAATATTTTTACAGTTCGTTAA
- the mfd gene encoding transcription-repair coupling factor yields MWIEPLKELNEFQLLWNNVNDGNTPVLATGLTETQRVHVAYALHRMTGKRLLYVVPHDLQARKVAGDFALFADNVEYFPSKDTVFYKVEAKSNEITGKRLSVIEKLLYGDDLIVVTSIEALLSRLAPPENLKKALKTLRVGDVVDLSELSSLLVSMGYERVDMIEGKGQFSVRGGIIDFFPVTEEKPYRIELFDDEIDSIRIFDIISQRTEQVVDSVRLFCARELVITQEVVKRATTTMAKELASQEDKLKAMAPDAAKRLSDKINEYIECFENNIAFSDIDIFLNYLFPYAATLLDYIGEALIVLDEPDMVRQAAESVRFEFEENFKALLERGEVLPGQSSLMAPYEEIAARLQSGPMVIYNPFMKSLSGFSPKGFVSFTARAMHPFHYKIDMLVEELNLWRKMGYRVVLLSGGQNRGISLCDSLAGEGIECHYKDTAEGEIQKGEVVVFPGTLSKGFEYPDIKFAVVSDEEIFGASRKKKSFAAKKENRIKSYAELKPGDFVVHVNHGIGRYVGMNKIQVDGITRDYLYIQYAGGDKLYVPADQLDMIQKYIGSEDAPPKLNRLGGNEWARTKNRVKQSIKDIASELIKLYAERSAAKGYAYPEDTPWQKQFEEQFPYEETPDQLKAIQEVKADMESDKVMDRLLCGDVGYGKTEVAIRAAFKAAISGKQVAVLCPTTILAEQHYNTFTKRFKDFPIKVDMLSRFRSKEQQKETIKGIKNGTVDVVIGTHRLLQNDISFHDLGLLIIDEEQRFGVRHKERIKQLKKDVDVLTLTATPIPRTLYMSLLNIRDMSLLETPPGERFPVQTYVVEYNDALIRDAILKELNRGGQVYFVYNRVASINNMAAYLAQLVPEASIAVAHGQMSERQLENIMLKFYEGQYDVLLSTTIIETGLDIPNVNTIIVYDADHFGLSQLYQLRGRVGRSNRLAYAYFTYRKDKVLSQEAEKRLEAIKEFTEFGSGFKLALRDLEIRGAGNILGAEQHGHMITVGYDMYMRLMEETIKELKGEPVEKEVEVSVDLDVNAYIDENYIADEKQKLEMYKKIAAINSKDDVIDVEDELLDRFGDVPQPTRNLIAIAYIKYLARCNGIISVVQRGDTVALYPKDQLYLPDFLVKEYRGKLMYSAGEKPHISLKVSQKPSVMLKELQEFLLKLKNLQDQPVAVAQ; encoded by the coding sequence TTGTGGATTGAGCCACTGAAGGAATTAAATGAATTTCAGCTGTTGTGGAACAACGTAAACGATGGAAATACCCCTGTCCTGGCAACGGGACTTACTGAAACCCAGCGGGTACACGTAGCCTATGCTTTACACCGCATGACAGGCAAGAGGTTGTTGTACGTGGTGCCCCACGACCTTCAAGCCAGAAAAGTGGCAGGAGATTTTGCGCTTTTTGCTGATAACGTGGAATACTTCCCATCAAAAGATACCGTGTTTTATAAAGTCGAGGCCAAAAGCAATGAAATCACGGGGAAAAGGCTCTCTGTGATAGAAAAACTTTTATACGGCGATGACTTAATCGTGGTGACCTCTATAGAGGCATTGCTCAGCAGATTGGCGCCGCCGGAGAATTTGAAAAAAGCCCTTAAAACGCTAAGAGTGGGAGATGTGGTGGATTTAAGTGAACTTTCATCTCTGCTGGTGAGCATGGGATATGAAAGGGTGGATATGATCGAAGGTAAAGGGCAATTCAGTGTCAGAGGCGGGATCATAGATTTTTTCCCGGTAACTGAAGAAAAGCCCTATCGAATAGAGCTATTTGACGACGAGATCGATTCCATAAGGATTTTTGATATCATTTCCCAGCGCACCGAACAGGTGGTAGATAGCGTCAGGCTGTTTTGCGCCAGAGAACTGGTGATAACTCAAGAGGTTGTAAAGAGAGCCACGACAACTATGGCGAAAGAACTGGCCAGTCAGGAGGATAAGCTCAAGGCCATGGCCCCTGATGCGGCAAAGAGGTTATCGGATAAAATCAATGAGTACATCGAATGCTTTGAAAATAATATAGCTTTTTCAGATATAGATATTTTCCTCAACTATTTATTTCCTTATGCCGCTACGCTTCTGGACTATATAGGAGAGGCATTGATTGTTTTGGACGAACCTGATATGGTCAGACAAGCGGCTGAGAGCGTAAGGTTTGAGTTTGAGGAAAATTTCAAGGCCCTGCTGGAAAGAGGCGAGGTTCTTCCTGGCCAGTCTTCTCTGATGGCACCCTACGAAGAAATAGCGGCGAGGTTGCAATCAGGCCCTATGGTTATTTACAATCCCTTTATGAAATCCTTGAGTGGCTTCAGCCCTAAAGGTTTTGTAAGCTTTACTGCAAGAGCAATGCATCCTTTTCACTATAAAATAGACATGCTGGTAGAAGAGTTAAACCTGTGGCGAAAGATGGGTTATAGGGTGGTATTGCTCTCGGGAGGGCAGAACAGGGGGATTTCCCTTTGCGATAGCCTGGCAGGAGAAGGCATAGAATGCCATTACAAGGATACCGCCGAAGGGGAGATCCAGAAGGGCGAAGTAGTGGTGTTCCCTGGCACCCTGAGCAAAGGTTTTGAATACCCTGACATAAAGTTTGCTGTGGTAAGCGACGAGGAGATTTTTGGAGCGTCCAGGAAGAAAAAGAGTTTTGCCGCAAAAAAGGAGAACAGGATAAAAAGCTATGCTGAGTTGAAGCCAGGGGATTTCGTGGTCCACGTAAATCACGGCATCGGAAGGTATGTGGGCATGAACAAGATACAGGTAGATGGCATTACCAGAGACTACCTGTACATTCAGTACGCCGGGGGAGACAAACTGTACGTGCCCGCGGATCAGCTGGACATGATACAGAAGTATATAGGGTCCGAAGATGCTCCGCCAAAGCTCAACCGATTGGGAGGAAATGAGTGGGCCAGGACTAAAAACAGGGTGAAACAGTCCATAAAGGATATAGCATCTGAACTGATAAAGCTGTACGCGGAGCGAAGTGCGGCGAAAGGTTACGCGTATCCTGAGGATACCCCGTGGCAGAAACAGTTTGAAGAGCAATTCCCTTATGAAGAGACTCCTGATCAGCTAAAGGCCATCCAGGAAGTCAAAGCCGATATGGAGTCAGACAAGGTCATGGATAGGCTGCTGTGCGGCGATGTAGGGTACGGCAAGACCGAGGTGGCTATAAGGGCTGCCTTTAAAGCGGCCATCAGCGGCAAACAGGTGGCGGTGCTGTGCCCTACTACTATACTGGCAGAGCAGCACTACAACACTTTTACCAAGAGGTTTAAGGATTTCCCTATAAAAGTGGATATGCTCAGTCGCTTCAGATCAAAAGAGCAGCAAAAAGAGACCATAAAGGGCATAAAAAACGGCACTGTAGACGTGGTCATAGGTACCCACAGGCTTTTGCAAAACGACATCTCGTTTCACGATCTGGGATTGCTCATTATAGATGAGGAGCAGAGATTTGGCGTAAGGCACAAAGAGCGCATAAAGCAATTGAAGAAGGACGTGGACGTGCTCACGCTTACGGCCACCCCTATACCCAGGACTCTTTATATGTCCCTCTTGAACATAAGGGATATGAGCTTACTGGAGACCCCTCCGGGAGAGAGGTTTCCCGTCCAGACCTATGTGGTGGAGTACAACGACGCTCTCATCAGGGACGCCATTTTAAAGGAGCTCAACAGGGGTGGACAGGTTTATTTTGTGTACAATAGGGTCGCCAGCATTAACAACATGGCTGCATACCTGGCGCAACTGGTGCCCGAAGCCAGCATAGCCGTGGCCCATGGTCAGATGAGTGAAAGGCAGCTGGAGAACATCATGCTTAAATTTTATGAAGGTCAGTACGACGTTCTTCTCTCTACCACTATAATAGAGACAGGACTGGATATACCCAATGTGAACACTATTATCGTGTATGACGCTGATCATTTTGGCCTATCCCAGCTGTATCAGCTGAGAGGCCGTGTGGGAAGATCCAACAGATTGGCGTATGCTTATTTCACGTACAGAAAGGATAAAGTCCTGTCGCAGGAAGCGGAAAAAAGGCTGGAAGCGATAAAGGAATTTACAGAATTTGGTTCGGGATTTAAGCTGGCTCTAAGGGATCTGGAGATCAGGGGAGCAGGGAATATATTAGGTGCGGAGCAGCATGGTCACATGATCACAGTGGGATACGACATGTACATGAGGCTGATGGAGGAGACAATAAAAGAGCTCAAGGGAGAACCTGTGGAGAAGGAAGTAGAGGTAAGCGTAGACCTGGACGTAAACGCTTATATCGATGAGAACTATATAGCCGATGAGAAGCAAAAGCTAGAGATGTACAAGAAGATAGCCGCCATAAACAGCAAAGATGACGTCATAGATGTGGAGGATGAGCTGTTGGACAGGTTTGGCGATGTGCCACAGCCTACCAGAAACCTTATAGCTATTGCGTATATAAAGTACCTTGCCCGGTGCAACGGCATCATATCTGTGGTGCAAAGAGGAGACACCGTCGCGCTTTACCCAAAGGATCAGCTGTACCTGCCGGATTTTTTAGTAAAGGAGTACAGAGGCAAACTGATGTACAGTGCCGGTGAAAAACCGCATATTTCGCTGAAAGTGTCTCAAAAGCCTTCTGTTATGCTGAAAGAGCTGCAGGAGTTTTTGCTTAAGTTAAAAAACCTTCAGGACCAACCAGTTGCTGTGGCCCAATAA
- a CDS encoding type III pantothenate kinase yields MLLAFDIGNTNIVFGVYQGKKLLHFWRISTDRGKTSDEFGILIKSLFADRGLSLEDVDAVIVSSVVPPIMHTFEATVIKYMHKRPMIVGPGIKTGLNIRYYNPREVGADRIVNAVAAYELYGGPVIIVDFGTATTFCAVTERCEYLGGAIAPGILISAEALFQRAAKLPRVELVKPDSIIGRSTVEAMQAGIVYGYVGLVDSIVERMKKELSKDKEPFVVATGGLARMVAEESKTINEVNNLLTLEGLRMIYERNA; encoded by the coding sequence ATGTTGTTGGCATTTGATATAGGCAATACCAATATCGTGTTTGGCGTGTATCAGGGCAAAAAACTGCTTCATTTTTGGAGGATCTCAACTGATAGAGGAAAGACCTCTGATGAGTTTGGTATACTCATAAAAAGCCTTTTTGCAGATAGGGGGCTTTCACTGGAAGACGTTGATGCGGTGATAGTGTCATCAGTGGTACCTCCTATCATGCATACCTTTGAGGCTACTGTCATTAAATACATGCATAAAAGGCCAATGATAGTGGGTCCAGGCATAAAGACAGGGCTTAATATAAGGTACTATAATCCCCGGGAGGTCGGAGCTGACAGGATTGTAAACGCGGTGGCCGCTTACGAGCTTTACGGAGGGCCTGTGATTATCGTTGATTTTGGCACTGCTACGACTTTTTGCGCTGTCACCGAGCGATGTGAGTATCTGGGAGGTGCTATAGCCCCGGGTATACTGATATCCGCTGAGGCCCTTTTTCAGAGAGCAGCCAAACTTCCCAGGGTAGAATTGGTAAAACCTGATAGCATCATAGGAAGGTCTACGGTTGAAGCCATGCAGGCGGGGATTGTGTACGGCTACGTGGGCCTGGTGGACAGCATTGTGGAGAGGATGAAAAAAGAGCTGAGCAAAGATAAAGAGCCCTTTGTGGTGGCTACAGGGGGGCTGGCCAGAATGGTAGCCGAAGAGTCTAAAACTATAAATGAGGTGAATAACCTGCTTACGCTGGAAGGCCTCAGGATGATATACGAACGCAACGCTTGA
- a CDS encoding peptidylprolyl isomerase — protein MIKKAAFLFIAAAVILSLLTGCVSNNVVATVNGEPITRAEFQEELNAQVDSIEKSQGKQDWNATYQGQKLGDSLKTMVLESLILQKVQLQQAKKEGISVTDKEVEKKVNDQVSMYETYAGGKDNFNKILKDQKLDRNKLVAQLKDTYRKLLTIQKLEQKVTADVTVTEQEEKKYYDEHKLEFKPDTVTASHILVSDKKTADEIEQKLKKGADFAQLAKQYSIDTQTKDKGGDLGTFTYGTMDPTFEKAAFALKPGEISQPVETQFGYHIIKVTDKKIQPQKTFDQVKGEIKDKLLAQKRDDEYRKLVDQWRKNAKIKKNQRVINSVKIGNK, from the coding sequence TTGATAAAAAAAGCAGCTTTTCTATTTATCGCGGCTGCTGTTATTCTGTCGCTATTGACTGGATGCGTTTCCAATAACGTCGTAGCCACAGTAAATGGGGAGCCGATTACAAGAGCTGAATTTCAGGAAGAGTTAAATGCCCAGGTGGACAGCATTGAAAAAAGCCAGGGCAAGCAGGACTGGAATGCCACGTATCAAGGGCAAAAACTGGGGGATTCCTTGAAGACCATGGTTTTGGAATCCCTGATATTGCAAAAGGTGCAGCTTCAACAGGCTAAAAAAGAGGGGATAAGCGTTACCGACAAAGAAGTGGAGAAAAAGGTTAACGATCAGGTGAGTATGTATGAAACTTACGCCGGAGGGAAAGACAATTTTAATAAGATATTAAAAGACCAGAAGCTGGATAGAAATAAGCTGGTCGCCCAATTAAAAGATACGTACAGAAAATTGCTTACAATACAAAAGCTGGAGCAAAAAGTAACAGCCGATGTTACTGTTACCGAACAAGAGGAGAAGAAGTATTACGACGAACACAAGTTGGAGTTTAAACCAGACACGGTTACCGCAAGCCACATACTGGTCAGCGACAAAAAGACTGCAGATGAGATAGAGCAGAAACTAAAAAAGGGAGCGGACTTTGCACAGCTGGCCAAGCAGTACTCTATTGACACCCAGACCAAAGACAAAGGAGGAGATCTTGGCACATTTACTTATGGCACTATGGATCCCACTTTTGAAAAGGCTGCGTTTGCGTTGAAACCCGGTGAGATAAGCCAGCCTGTAGAGACCCAATTTGGCTATCATATTATAAAGGTAACAGATAAAAAAATTCAGCCTCAGAAGACCTTTGACCAGGTAAAAGGCGAGATAAAGGACAAGTTATTGGCTCAAAAGAGGGATGATGAATATCGAAAGCTTGTGGACCAGTGGAGGAAAAACGCCAAGATAAAGAAAAACCAGAGGGTGATAAATAGCGTAAAAATCGGAAATAAATGA
- the loaP gene encoding antiterminator LoaP has product MGEEAWDFPGSIMKNWYVVYTKSGNELNVKQALNRRFAGNDISILVPRRKLVERKKGKQVVVLKTVFPGYVFVYLHMNNVNYYRIAETPGIIGVLKNDCYPIPVPDDEMKVVLSLTERSEIIDYSTIIYIGGLVQVVDGPLKGLEGHIVDVDSRKQRARVRIDIMGEPRIVQLGIHQLKSSVYCTGKGVECL; this is encoded by the coding sequence ATGGGAGAGGAGGCCTGGGATTTTCCAGGGTCTATTATGAAGAACTGGTACGTGGTATACACCAAGAGCGGCAATGAACTCAACGTTAAGCAGGCGTTAAACAGGCGATTTGCTGGTAATGATATAAGCATACTGGTTCCCAGGAGAAAACTCGTAGAGAGAAAAAAGGGGAAACAAGTGGTGGTTTTAAAGACCGTTTTCCCCGGCTACGTGTTTGTTTACCTCCATATGAATAACGTCAATTACTATAGGATAGCAGAAACACCCGGTATAATCGGCGTGTTAAAAAATGACTGCTATCCTATTCCTGTTCCTGACGATGAGATGAAGGTCGTTTTGTCTCTCACGGAGAGATCGGAAATTATCGACTATTCCACGATAATATACATAGGTGGCCTGGTACAGGTTGTGGATGGCCCCCTCAAGGGACTGGAAGGGCATATTGTGGACGTAGACAGCAGAAAGCAGAGGGCCCGGGTCAGGATTGACATAATGGGAGAACCCAGGATTGTACAGCTGGGCATCCATCAGCTGAAAAGCAGTGTTTATTGCACAGGTAAAGGAGTTGAGTGTTTATGA
- the yabG gene encoding sporulation peptidase YabG translates to MREFRIGDLVTRKSYNSDILFRICDILSVKGVKNYILRGVNVRIMADAPEEDLEPQPMTRMNEFDQEFSRQAEEMINKILKERDVPQCTRRRRRSRKKKCADGSRGEEVFSKPGKVLHIDGDNEYLNICLDTYRQLNVDVVGVNVEEKRQPDVVFDLLRSYTPDILVLTGHDGIIKHRNDFNDLNSYRNSKYFVEAVKKAREFEPSLDDLVIFAGACQSHYEALIQAGANYASSPRRVLIHALDPVFICEKIAYTSIDSVISPKDIIANTITGINGIGGLQTRGKYRNGFPKSQLIV, encoded by the coding sequence ATGAGGGAATTTCGTATAGGGGATTTGGTGACGAGAAAATCCTACAACAGCGATATACTTTTTAGGATATGCGATATCCTCAGCGTAAAAGGAGTAAAAAACTATATTTTGAGGGGAGTCAATGTGAGGATAATGGCAGACGCCCCTGAAGAAGACCTGGAGCCGCAGCCCATGACCAGGATGAACGAATTTGATCAAGAATTTTCTAGACAAGCTGAGGAGATGATAAACAAGATATTAAAAGAGCGGGATGTACCTCAGTGCACTCGTCGGCGCAGGAGAAGTCGAAAAAAAAAATGTGCTGATGGTTCCAGGGGAGAGGAGGTTTTTTCAAAACCCGGCAAGGTATTGCACATAGACGGGGACAATGAGTACCTCAATATATGCCTTGACACTTACAGGCAGCTAAACGTGGATGTTGTTGGCGTGAACGTGGAGGAGAAAAGACAACCTGATGTGGTTTTTGATTTGCTGAGGTCTTATACACCTGATATATTGGTTTTGACTGGACATGACGGCATAATAAAGCACAGGAACGACTTTAACGATTTAAACAGTTACCGCAATTCCAAGTATTTTGTGGAGGCCGTGAAGAAAGCCAGGGAGTTTGAGCCCTCGCTGGACGATTTGGTGATATTTGCAGGTGCCTGCCAATCCCATTATGAGGCGCTTATACAGGCGGGGGCCAATTACGCCAGCTCCCCAAGAAGGGTGTTAATACACGCCCTAGATCCTGTTTTTATATGCGAAAAAATCGCCTATACGAGTATTGACAGCGTAATATCCCCAAAGGACATCATAGCCAATACCATAACGGGGATTAACGGCATCGGCGGTTTGCAGACCAGGGGTAAGTACAGAAATGGGTTTCCCAAGAGCCAATTGATTGTTTAA
- the pth gene encoding aminoacyl-tRNA hydrolase, with protein MYLIVGLGNPGSQYQGTRHNVGFDVVDRLSERWSVEIKHIRYKGIVGEGCFNGEKVILLKPSTYMNESGRSVVDAVRDMSLPLCRLIVVYDDVDLDVGRIRVRAKGSAGGHNGMKSIIYHLGSEEFPRVRVGIGMPSGDKDMVGHVLGRFSDEERKIVDCAVDRACDAIETIISDSVYQAMNKFNGLKTWG; from the coding sequence ATGTATTTAATCGTAGGATTGGGCAATCCGGGTTCCCAGTACCAAGGGACCCGTCACAATGTGGGCTTTGATGTAGTAGACAGGCTGTCAGAAAGATGGTCTGTGGAGATAAAGCACATAAGGTACAAAGGCATTGTAGGCGAAGGCTGCTTTAATGGAGAAAAAGTGATATTGCTTAAGCCATCTACTTATATGAATGAAAGCGGAAGGTCTGTAGTTGACGCGGTAAGAGACATGAGCTTGCCTCTTTGCAGGCTCATTGTAGTATATGACGATGTGGACCTGGATGTAGGTAGAATCAGGGTGAGAGCCAAAGGAAGTGCTGGAGGCCACAACGGCATGAAGTCTATCATATACCACCTGGGAAGTGAGGAATTTCCACGGGTGAGGGTTGGAATAGGGATGCCTTCGGGTGATAAGGACATGGTGGGCCATGTGCTAGGGCGATTTTCGGATGAAGAGCGCAAGATAGTGGATTGCGCTGTGGATAGGGCCTGTGATGCTATAGAAACCATTATATCTGATTCCGTTTACCAAGCCATGAACAAGTTTAACGGGTTGAAAACATGGGGTTGA
- the spoVT gene encoding stage V sporulation protein T: protein MKATGIVRRIDDLGRVVIPKEIRRTLRIREGDPLEIFTDREGEIILKKYSPIGELSDFAQQYAESLYQSTKRPVYIADNDSIIAVAGAPKKEFIDRSISPELEKLMMVRKSVVLGNGGEGDTIKICEGETEPFSQVIAPIMSRGECIGAVIIESREAGEPLGELELKLAETGASFLGKQMED from the coding sequence TTGAAAGCAACGGGAATAGTAAGGCGTATAGATGACCTCGGAAGAGTAGTTATTCCAAAGGAAATAAGGCGCACCTTGAGGATACGGGAGGGCGATCCGCTGGAGATATTTACCGATAGGGAAGGCGAGATCATACTAAAAAAGTATTCGCCTATTGGAGAGCTGAGCGATTTCGCGCAGCAATACGCTGAGTCCCTGTATCAATCTACAAAGCGCCCTGTATACATTGCAGACAACGACTCTATAATTGCTGTGGCAGGAGCGCCTAAAAAAGAGTTTATAGATAGGTCCATAAGCCCCGAGCTGGAAAAGCTCATGATGGTAAGGAAAAGCGTGGTGCTGGGCAATGGAGGCGAAGGCGATACCATAAAGATATGCGAAGGTGAAACAGAGCCTTTTTCCCAGGTCATTGCCCCCATTATGTCCAGAGGAGAGTGCATAGGGGCGGTTATCATAGAGTCCAGAGAGGCAGGAGAGCCCCTTGGAGAACTGGAGTTGAAACTGGCAGAAACAGGTGCTTCCTTTTTAGGTAAACAGATGGAGGATTAA